The window GCATACTATTCGAACTCGCCAATCTCACCAATGACGGACTGGTTCTTCAGCCGGACGACGTGACGCATGCCTTGACGGCGCTGCGCCAGACGCCCGACGCCTCGATCAAGGACGTGCTCGCCGGCGCCACCGCGATCGTCACCAAAAAGCGGTTTATCGGGCCGAAGTCTCCCACGCAAAAAGCCTATATCGAAGCTATTGAGCAGCACGACATCGTGATCGCGATCGGGCCGGCCGGCACGGGCAAGACTTATCTGGCGATGGCGATGGCGGTGAGCGCGTTGATGACCAAGGCGGTGAGCCGGATCATTCTGGCCCGCCCGGCGGTGGAAGCCGGGGAGAAGCTGGGATTTTTGCCGGGGGATATGTATGCGAAGGTCAATCCCTATCTGCGGCCGCTGTACGATGCCTTGTTCGACATGATGGATATGGAACGGGCTAATCGCCTGATCGAGCGCGGCGATATCGAGATTGCCCCGCTGGCCTTCATGCGCGGGCGGACGCTGAATGATTCGTTTGTGATTCTCGACGAAGCGCAGAATGCTACGGCGGAACAGATGAAGATGTTCCTGACCCGGCTAGGCTTTCACTCGAAGGTGGTGGTCACCGGCGATATCACGCAGGTGGATTTGCCGGCCGAGCGCGTGTCGGGGCTGATTGAGGTGAAAGAGATTCTGCGCGGCATCGAGGGCATCGAGTTCATCTACTTTGACGAGAAGGACGTGGTGCGGCATCGCCTGGTGCAGGACATCGTGAAGGCGTATGACCGGTATCAGTCGGCCAGTGGCTGCGACCCGAGAGCCGCTCGGGGACAGGGTTCGTCATCAGGCTCCCGCAAGGCGGCGCCGTCCGGCGCACCGCCGCGAGACTCCTCGGGCCAATCCCACTAAGCTATGGCTGTCTATGTACGTGTGCGCCTCATGCGGTTGGCGGTGCGGCACACGGCGTGGAAGCGTGTGGCTACCCTGGTGCTGGAGGCGGCCGGCGAAGCCTCGTCGGAACTCAGCATCGAGCTGATCGGGGATGGGCGCATGCGACGGCTCAATCGTGAGTATCGGAAAAAAGATCGCACGACGGATGTGCTGGCCTTTGCCATGCGGGAGTCGGCCTGCCCTGACGAGTCCCTCCTCGGCGATGTCGTGATTTCGGTGCCGACGGCTCGCCGCCAAGCGAAAGAGAACGGCCGGGCGTTGGATGAGGAGTTGGCCTGGCTGTTGGTGCATGGGGTGCTACATCTGTGCGGATACGATCATGAACGGAGCGACCAGGAAGCCCGGCGTATGCGCCGGCGGGAGCAGCACATTTTGCGGGGGCTCAGGCCGATTCCGCGGCTGGTCACGGTACCGAAAGCCGTTGCGCCGCTACGTCGGCGTAGCGGGAAGATGGAGTAATCATGGGGTGGTTTCAGCGGCTCAGCGACGGACTCAGTAAAACCCGCCAGGTGGTCCGGCAATCGCTCGACCGGGTGTTGGGTCGGACGCCGGACCCGGCGATGCTCGAAGAGCTGGAGGCCGCGCTCTTGAGCGCCGATTTGGGCGTGCGTGTGGTAGACCGATTGATGACCCATGTGCGCGAGCATGCGCGCGGGGCGGACGCGGCGAGTTCCGACGCGTTGCAGAATGTGCTGAGCCGGACGGTCTATGGCCTCTTGGCCCCGGTGCAGGGGCCGTCATTGGAACAGCTGATCGCGCAAGGGCCGAAGCCGTTTGTCGTGCTGGTGGTCGGCGTCAATGGAGTGGGGAAGACCACCACGATTGCCAAGATGGCACAACGGCTGGTGCAAGGCGGCCGCCGCCCGTTGCTGGTGGCGGGCGACACCTTTCGCGCGGCGGCGATCGACCAGCTGCAAGTCTGGGCGGATCGTGTCGGGGTGGATGTCATCCGGCAGCGGCATGGGGCGGACCCGGCGGCGGTGGCATTCGACGGCATTGTGGCCGCGAAGGCGCGTGGGGCCGATGTCGTGCTGATCGATACGGCGGGCCGGTTGCACACTAAGTCCAATCTCATGGATGAGTTGCGAAAAGTGACTCGGGTGATCGGCCAGGAGCTGCCGGGCGCGCCGCATGAAACCTTGCTGGTGCTGGACGCCACGCTGGGGCAGAACGCGCTGGCGCAAGCGCGGCAATTCAAGGAATCCGTCGGCGTGACCGGCCTCGTCCTGACCAAGCTCGACGGGACCGCGCGCGGAGGCATCGTGGTCGCCATTGCCGAGGAGCTGAAGATTCCGGTCCGGCTGATCGGCGTCGGCGAAGGGGTCGAGGATCTCCAGGACTTCAATCAGGAAGCCTTTATCGCCGCCTTGTTCGGGCAGCCCGCGCCCCGGTCATAAACCCGTCAATCTCTTTCTCCTCCAGCGACCCCGTGCTATGGTTGACGCAAGACAGTGGCGGGGTGTGCGCCTCGCCGGTGGGATGACATTGGAGCCGCGCGGTTCGCATGATAACGATTTTGATCGTGGACGACGACCAGATGAATTGCGATCTGTTGCAGACCGTCCTGACACGGCATGGCTATCAGGTGGTGACCTGCACGAGCGGGCGCGACGGGTTGGAATTGTTTCGGAAGCAGGCGCCGCGCATCACCGTGCTTGATTTGCGGATGCCCGAGATGGACGGGTTGACGGTGCTCAAAGAAATTCGGGCGATCGATCCCGAGGCGCCGGTGATCATCCTGGGCGGCGGAGCCACCGAGGTGCAGGAGAATCAGGCGCGTTCGCTGCGCGTGACGGATTTTATCCGCCGTGGGCTCTCGTTGGATATTCTCGTCGAGGCCGTGCATCGGGCGTCACAGTTGCCGGTTCGGCCGAATCCGGTCCCGATTCCTCCCGCCCCTGCGATGGCAGGCCAGGACACCGGTGAGTCGGTGCTGATCGTCGACGATGATCCGCTCATTCGGGATTTGCTGGTTCAATTTCTCAGTGTGCGTGGCTATCGGGCCTTCGGGGTGGCCGATGGACATGAGGCGTTGCGCGTCGTGCGGGAAGCGGCGCCGGATCTGATCCTGTTGGATATGATCCTTCCGGGGTTGCCGGGGATCGAGGTCTTGCAGTCGCTTCGGGACATGCAATATCCGGGCGGGGTGATCATCATGACCGGGAGCCATAACGAGGAGATGCTCGAAGAAGCCTGGGCGTTGGGGCCTCAGGAGATCCTGGGGAAGCCGATTGCCCTCGATCGCCTCCTCACCGCCGTTCAGCTCGTGCTCGTCTGCCGCGAGTGCTAAATCCCGCTACCGATGTTGAAAGGGAAACCGATCGCACTCGATCAGTTTCCCACCGCCACCCAGCTTGTGCTCGCCTGCCGCGAGTGCTAAAACCCTTCCGATGCCATTCGGACGCGCGTGCCTAGCTTTCAGCACTGCTCTCATCAGTTTCTCGCTGGTCCTGCCCCTCTCTGACGGACGGGCCGGTGATCCGCCTCCATTCGCTCCGGCCATACGCCATCATGATTTGCGGGCCATGATTGATCCTGATCGGCACCATCTAACGGTCACGGATCGGATGGTGCTTCAGGCCGGCGGGCTGCCGCAAGCACTCGAGTTTACCTTGGCCAAATCGCTACGGGTCACGGAGCTGCTCCTGGTCGAGGGGGGGCGGGCCGTTCCTGTGCCGTTTACGGTCGGCCCCACGCCGGCTGATTCCACTATCCAATCCCTTACGCTCTCGCTGCCACAGAATGTCTCCGGCGACGTGACGCTGGAGTGGCATTATCAGGGCCTGGTCAATGATCCACCGCGCGAGCCGCGCCATCTCCGGTTTGTGACGCCGAGCGAGACCGCCGGCCATATCGGACCGGAAGGCGTCTATCTGAGCAGCGAAAGCGGGTGGTATCCCGATCTGTCCGGCTCGCTGGCCTCCTATGCGCTCGCGGTCAAGATGCCTGAAGGCTGGACTACGGTCAGCCAGGGGCGTGGGGGCGCCACACAAGATTGTTCCCCGGCCAATGCCGGAGGGGCCTGCGTCACATGGCAGACCTGGGAATCGGGTATTGCGGAGGCGCTCACACTCGTCGCCAACCGGTTTCGCGTCGCCCAGCGTGAGTGGACGGATGGGCAGGGGAAGACGGTTCGTCTTGCCACCTACTTGTTTCCTGAGGATGCGGTGCTGGCAGACGAATATCTGGCGGCGACCGCCAAGTATCTCGAGGCCTATGTGCCGCTGCTAGGGTCCTATCCGTTCGAGCAATTCGCCGTGGTGGAGAATTTCTTTGCGAGCGGGCTCGGGATGCCGTCGTTCACTCTCTTAGGCAGCGGCAGCATCAAGCGCCACTATACGCAGCCCTACGCATTGGGGCATGAGATCGTCCATTCCTGGATCGGCAACGTCGTGTGGAATCGCGCCGAGAGTGGCAATTGGGTGGAAGGGCTCACGACCTATCTGGCGAACTATTACTGGCATGAGCTGGCCAAAGATGACCGGCAGGCGCGCGAGCAGCGCCGCTTGATGACGCAGGGGTACAGTCTGTATGTGGCGCCAGAATCCGATTATCCCCTGATGGAGTTTCAGCGGAAGAGCGACGAGAAAGATAATGCCATCGGCTATCAAAAGGCGGCGATGGTCTTCCATCAGCTGCGCAGGGCAATTGGCGACGAGGCGTTCTGGCGAGGGGTGAAGCAGATCGTCGCAGAGCTCTCCGGGCGGCATGCGGATTGGAAGGATCTTGAACGGGTGTTTGCGCAGGTCAGCCGGACAGACCTGCGCTGGTTTTTTGCGCAATGGGTCGAACGGGCCGGCGCGCCGCGGCTGTCCCTCCTTGAGGCCTCGGCCTTGCCCGAGGCCAATCAGCCTGGCGCCTATCGGCTGCAGGTCGCAGTGCGGCAGGAGGGGGAGCCTTTTCGCGTGACCGTCCCTCTCGAAGTCACGATGCAGGACTCGGTACAGACCGTGCTGGTGCCGCTCCTTGAGGCTCAGGGAGAAGTCGAGGTGTCGGTGCCAGCCGCGCCCTTGTCGGTGGCGCTGGATCCCCAGTTCATGACGCTCCAGCGGCTGAGGCGTGACCAACTGGCGCCGGTGCTGAATTTGTATGTAACCGATCGGCAGAAAGCGCTCCTGCCGCTGTTTGCCGACAGCACGACACCGTTTCATGAGCTGGTGGCGCGCATTCAGGCGCAAGAAGAGTCGGTTCCGCCGGATCGCAAGACGGTGATCTTGCCGGTAGACACGGCGGCGCTGCCTGAGTCAGGATCGGTCCTGATCCTCGCGACGCCGGAACATCAGGCGCATGCGCAGGCCCTGGTGACGGACTCGTGCGGGGATCGGGTGCAGTTGGAGCCGGGCGGATTTCGCATCGCCGGGGCGAGGTACGAAGGGCCCTCGATGGCCGTCGTCTTGTCCTGTCATCGCGCGGGGGTGCCTGGCTCGGTGGTGACGGTGTTGTATGCCATCCATCCCGCGGCGGCCACGAAAGTTGCCCGCTTGCTGTTTTTCTATGGATGGCACAGTGTGGTGATCTTTACCGACGGCGCCGTGGCGCAGCGTGACGTCTGGCAGGTTCCTCAGATGATCAAGGAGGTTCGACGCAATGCACAGCAGTAACCGGTATCGCAGTTTGCTCGGAGTGATCGCGGCGCTCATGTTGTGGCCCCAGGCCGGACTGGCCGCCGAGCGAAAAAAGAGCCCGGAGGTGGCAAAGGCCCCTGCCAGCGCCGAGCGGCATCTGAAAAATATCAAGCAGCTCACGTTCGGCCGGCAAAACGCGGAAGCCTACTTCTCGTTCAGCGGGAACAAACTGATCTTTCAGTCGACGAACAACTGGATGAAGGACACCTATGCCTCGGCCTTAACCCCGGCCGAGATTCCCCTCGGCTGCTATCAGATGTACGTGATGGATCTGGACAGCGATCAGGTCCGGCTGGTCAGCACGGGATCGGGCGCCACCACCTGCGGCTATTTCTTTCCCGGCGACCGGCGGGTGCTGTACTCGTCCACGCACCTCAGCGGGCCGAACTGCCCGCCGAAGCCGCCGCGCGAAGGCGCCTACCGCTGGGCGCTCGACAATTATGACCTGTTTGCCGTGCGCATCGACGGACAGGAAATGCAACGGTTGACGAACACACCCGGCTACGACGCGGAGGCCACGGTGTCGCCGGACGGCAAAACCATCGTGTGGACGTCGGTCCGGGACGGCGACCTGGATATTTACGCGATGGATCTCGACGGGGCCCGCCATCGGCGGCTCACCGAGGAGATCGGCTATGATGGCGGGGCCTTTTTCTCGCCGGACAGCAAACGCATCGTCTATCGCGCGTCCCATCCGACCGACCCAGCCGAGATCGCGAAGTACAAGGACTTGCTGGCGCAGCGGCTGGTGGAGCCGGGCCAGCTCGAACTGTTCATCATGAACGCCGATGGCAGCGGAAAGCACCAAGTCACGTCGAACGGCGCGTCGAATTTTTCTCCGTTCTTCCATCCCGACGGCAAGCGCATCATCTTCTCCTCGAATGTCGAGACGCGTGGCGAAGGGGGGCGGCCCAGCTTTCATCTCTATCTCGTGGGTGACGACGGCGCCGGCCTGGAGCGTCTGACCTTCGAGGGCCAATTCAACAGCTTCCCGATGTTTTCACCGGACGGCAAACGCCTCGTGTGGGTGTCCGACCGGAATGCAAGCCAGCCGGGCGAATTCAACGTGTTTCTCGCCGACTGGGTGCCGTGACGGTGGTGGGTCAGGGGCCAGAGGCGAGGGGCGAGGGGCAAGCCGGCATCGGCCACCAGCGGCTTTCCTCTAGCCCCTCGCCTCTAGCCCCGCGCCTGCTGTCGTTCATCTGCCTCTGTGCCGCGCTGGTGTGCGTGTACGGGGGGCTGCGGGAATTCGATGGCCCAGTCGCGGGGCATCTCCGCGCGATCACCACGCCGGAGGGTGGGGGCACCCTGACGGTGCCGTGGATGGCGTTTGTCAGCCAGGCCGGCAACTGGCTCGGCGATGGGCGGCAGTTGCTCACCGTCAGCGCTATGCTCATGGCGCTTGGGTGGGCCTATCCCCCGTCGCGCGGGATGCGCACGGGCATTGAGACGTTGTGGGCCCATGGGATTGCGACGGTGCTGGTCCACACGGTCAAGCATCTGGTCGGACGGCCCAGGCCCAAGTTTTCCACGTCGGGCGACTGGGAGATGGCCCCGTCGTTGCTTTCCGGATTTGACTCCTTCCCGTCAGGCCATACCACGGCGACCTTTGCTTTGGCCGTGGTCTTGAGTCGGCGATTTCCCCACTACAGCCTGCTGTTCTTTGGGGCGGGCGCGTTTGTCGCGTTGAGCCGCGTGCTGCGGGGATCGCATTTCACCACCGATGTATTTGGCGGGGCGGTGCTGGGTCTCGTGAGTGGCGCGCTGGCCATGCTGCCGTGGAAGGACTGGCGCGTGGCGATAGAAACGGGTGTGAGGCAGGCCGCCATTGGAACGGTCTGGGTCTTTGCGCTGCTGTGGGCTGTGACGCACCCGATGCCATCAGGATGGGACAGCATCCTCTTGATGGGGCTTGGTGCAGGGCTGACAGGGCTCGGTTTGTGGTGCAGGCTCGGCAAGTGGCGGCACGCGCATCGGGTCTGGCGCATAGCCATCGCCCTGGGGCTGTCACTCATGACGGCCTCGCCGCTGGTCATGGCTGCGGCAGGATTTCTGTGTCTGGGATTGTGGATTTGCGAAGAGCAGAATCAGAACACCGCCGAAGACTCACGGAGCCTGGCGATCGTCCGAAACGGTGAGTTGGTGGCCGCCGTGCTGCTCAGCCTGGCCGTGCTTGTCGTTGGCCGCGGGGCACTTCACTTGTGAGGCGCCCGTCCCGCTTTTCTCGCTTCCCTGATCAATGTCCGAAGATGAGCGGCTCTTTCGTCGTCGAAGGCGGAGGCGGCAGCGCGGCCGATTCCGGGATCTGCACCATCGGCTGGCTGGCGAGCAAGAGATACCCGTAGCGTTTCAAAATCGGTTGGTAGTTTTTCACGTCGCCCGGCAGTTTCTCCACGAAGGTTTCCGGCAGGAGAATCATCGTGCGGCCGGCCTGCGACAGCGCCTCGCGCATCTTATCTTCTTCACCCTTTCCAACGAAGAGCACTTTGCGGCGGGCATAAAAGGCCATGGAGGGTCTCGTCGAAGCGTAGACGATCAGTTGCTCGCCCGGTTCGAGGTTCACCCCCGCCGCGTAAGCCAGCTCTTGCGGCGGCGCGACAAAGTAGCGATTCACCGCCGGCAGGATGAACAGCATCACGACCAGCACCACCCCAGCGAGCGATCCGGCGGCCGCCCAAAAGGCCCCGCGCCGGCGCGTTTCCGAGAGCCCGAACGCGCCCACCAGTCCCATGCCGATCAGCAGGAGTGTGGCGGCGATGTAGGGGCCGCTCCCCATCGAGAGTTGCGTGGCCAGGGGAAATTCTTTGACCAGTTTCCCGGCGATCTTCGTGTCATAGATCCAGGGCAGCGACGCGAAGGCGCCGGCCAGGAGAAAGCCCAGCCACATCACCACATGCACGGAGGCTCGGGCGCCGCGGGTGGCGGGCTCGGCCATGCAGCGAGACCAGAAAAGGGCCGTGAGAATGGCGGCGGCCGGAAAGAGCGGGCCGATGTAATGCGGTAGCCTGGTCGATGACAGGGTAAAGAAGATGAACGTGCCGAAGATCCAGGCGGCGGTGAACCATTCCAGACTGGGGACGTCTGTCGGGAGATCAGACTCCTGGCCTCTCGTCTTTCGCCAGTTATTGAAGGCGTCATACCAGGCGAAGAGGAGCCAGCCGCTCCAGGGGAAGAATCCGAGGAGCAGCACCGGGATATAGAACAAGAGCCCAAAGCTGTGCCCTTCCATCGGGTTGAGAAACCGGCCGACGGTGTTGGCCTGGGCTGAAGCGGCGTACTCGGCGCCATGGAGCCACCACATCGTGGCGTACCAGGGCAGGGCGATCAGGACGGTCAGCGCTGTTCCAGGCAGCGGTTTCCCCTCCTGCCAGAATCGCCCCCATTGCTTCGTCAGGGAGAGGTAGAGGGCGATGGTGATGAGCGGGACGAGGAACCCGACCGGCCCCTTGGCCAAGGTTCCCAGCCCCATCGCGAGGTAGCAGATCCAGAGCCAGTGCCGCCGGGCGTGCGTCGTCTGAAAGCCCAGCCAAAAGGCGAAGAGCGAGAGCGTGGTGAAAAAGATCAGCACGCTGTCGGTCAGGGCCATGCGGTTGAGCGCGATCATTTGCAGATTGAGCGCGAGCATCAGCGCCGCGAGCAGCGCCGTGACCGGATCGCGCAGCCGTGCGAGAAAGAGATAGAGCATCAGAACCAGGCCCAGGCCGAAGAGGGCCGAAGGGAACCGCGCCGCAAAGGCCGACACGCCGAAGGTTTTATACGACGCGCTCATCAACCAGTACACCAGCGCCGGCTTCGCGTAGCGCGGTTCGTAGTTGAAGGTGGGGCTGATCCAGTCGCCGGTTTCCAGCATTTCCCGGCCCGCTTCCGCGTTGCGGCCTTCGTCGCGGTCGGTGAGGCCGAGGGCTCCCAGGTTCCAAAAGAACAGGACTCCGCAGAGCGCCAGCAGGATGCAGAGGTGGCGCACGATGAGCGTCGCTGGATAGGTGACGGATGACGGGTGAGAATCGCGCGACTCCGCGCTCGCCTCCGTCTCGCGGTTCTCGCTTGTCCCGCCCGTCTGATCGCTCATCGCTGATCACCCTTCACGGGTTTCGAGAGGTCCGGGCGATAGATGAGCATCAGATTGCGGATGTACACCACAGAGCCGATGCTTTGCCCGGCGATGAAGACGGGATCTTTCTTGTAGATGGCATAGGCCAGCGTGATAAGGCCGCCGATGAGGCTCAAGTACCAAAAGGACACCGGCACCTTGCTCGAGGCGCTCTGTTCCGAGGCGAGCCATTGAACGATCCAGCGTCCGAAGAACAGCCCCTGGCCGAGAAATCCGATGGCGATCCAAATGGTGTCGAGACTCATACTGATCACTTATCACGGAGCCGATACCGCAGCACGCGCTGTTGCATCCAGCGGACGGCGATGAGGTCATAGAGCGATTTGAAAAGCCGGTTGCCGACGCCATATTTCGAGAGGCCGTGGGCGCGGGGATAGTGGCTGACCGGAATCTCGGTCACGGTAAATCCGTGCATGAGGGCCAGGGCCGGGAAGAACCGATGCATGCCGGTGAAGAGCTGCAGCTTGTCCACCAAGGCCCGCCGGAAGATCTTCAGCGAGCAGCCGGTGTCGTGGACGCGGTCGCCCGTGACGGCGGTCCGCACCTTGTTGGCGATGCGGGAAGAGAGCTTGCGCACCAGATTGTCGTTGCGGGTCTTCCGCCAGCCGCAGACGAGGTCGAACTGTTGGATCAACGGCAGCATCCGGTCGATATCGGCCGGATCGTTCTGGAGGTCTCCGTCGAGCGTGATGACCAGGTCGCCGGTCGAGTGTTTGAAGCCGGCATCGAAGGCGGACGACTGGCCATAGTTCCGGTCGAAATGCAGCACGCGGACCATGGGATAGGTCTGTTGCAGCTGGTCGAGCAGTTCGCTGCTGCCGTCGGTGCTCCCATCGTCGATATAGACCAGCTCGAAGGGGGCCTTCCGGGACTCCTCGCGTGCGGAAAGCACCGTGAGGACCCGCTCAGTGAGCGGTGTCAGATTGTCTCGTTCATCCTTGATGGGAATGACGACAGAGGCCCATGGGCGAATCGCGTGGGTCATCGGGCGCGGCGGTTCCTGGATAGCTGTCGGAGAAGAGTCACGGCGGCATTCTAGCGAATGGTCCGCGGACCGTCAAACGAGGAGGCGTGACGGGTAAGAGGAGATGGCACGCGGCGAGGGGCTAGAGGCATGAGGCGAGGCGGAAGATCCTCCGCCCGCTAGCCTCGAACCTCTGGCCTCGTGCCTACTGGATAATCGTGAACCGCATCGTGCCGACCAGGCTCATCTCGTTCACCTCCTCGCCCGCATGGATCTCCACTTTATAGCGGCCGGGTGTCCATCGGTCCCGGGGAGGGAAGAGCTTCAGGTAGCCGCTCTCGTCTTCGAGCGCCATGTACATGGCGTCCTGGCTGACGAGCGACTCGGGGGAGAGGCCCGGCACGTCTTCGGGGAAACAGCGGCCGAAGACCTGGAAGGCCTGATAATGCTGGTGTAGGTGGAACACGATGAAGACGGCCGGCGTGCCGGAGGAAAACCGTTCTGTCGGCCGGACGGGCACGATTTCGTGCGTGCGGCGAAACCCCATCTCTTCCTCAAACCCCTCGGCCATGGTGATGGAGCGGAACATGCCGCCTGGCGGCGCATCGAAGTCGTAGGGCTGGGCCTCGTGGGGTTTGTTTTGGAACTCGGGAATGGGGAGATTCCTCGTCAGGGGCAGGTCCTCGGCCCAGGCGAGCGGGACTCCCAGCAGCAAGGCGATGAGCAACCGGCACAGGGCGATCATGAAAAGTTGGTACACTCCCTTGCGCCGCAGAGTCAAGGGTGGGCACTGGGGAGAGCCATCACCAGGCCCGTTCCTAACGGGTCCTCCCCTTTGTAAGGGGAGGCAAGGTGGGGTAGAGGATATCGGCGGTCATGCGGCTTGCGAACGCACGACCAGTCAATGGCAGCTGGAATCTTCGACCTCCCCTGGCCCCTCCTTACGAAGGAGGGGAAAGGAAATGGGATGTTGCCGAAAGGGAGGGGAAGCGCTGAATGCTGACCGCTATGAGTTCTCCGATTGCGGCGGTTTCCAACCGTCTGCTACAATTCCGCCCACGCAACACGCACCACCTGTCATCCGTCACAAGTGAGATCGAAGTTATGCTTCAAGACGCCGACGCATTGCCGCAGTTGATCGGGGATTACAAGCCGCTGGATGAGTGGCAGGCCCACATCAATACGCTGTTCTACCGCCTCCGTGGCGACAAGCTCCGAACCTATTATCAGACCTTCGCCTCCGCCGACTATCGATTGGCGCATGCCCTGGCGGCGGATTATTACGAACAGGTGACGAAGCGCGAAAAGGCCCGAGGCAAGGGGCCCGAGGCGAGAGGTGAGAGTAAAGATTCTCCGACCCCTAGCCCCGCGGCTCTCGCCCCTCGCCTGATTGTGCTCGAGCTCGGCCCCGGCAACGGCAACCTGGCCGCCTGCTTCCTGAGCCATCTGAAAACCCTCGATAAGGACGGCCTGGTCTATCCCCGCGTCCGCTACGTGCTGGTGGACTGGGAGCAGTCGATCCTCGACGGGGCCATGGCGCATCCGGACCTCGCGCCACATCGTGATCGGGTCGAGGCCATGCTGGGGACGGTGGAGCACATCGCCGGGCTGGCGGACCAGTCGGTCGATCGGATCATCTGCAACGAACTCTGGAACGATCTGCCGACCAAGCTCATGGCCAGGAACGCGGGCGACATCGAAGAAGAATACCTTCGCCCCAATCTGAGCGAGACGCTGCATGCCACCATTCAGGATTGGTCGGGGTTCGTGCGGGCCTTCGAAGCCAAGGATGTCGAGCAGCTCAAGACATTCCCGCCGTTTCTTGACGATCTGGTGTGGGAAAAGGAGTTTCGGAAGGTCGAGTGGAAGGATGTTCCCTATCGCAAGACCATCACGGAATTTCTCAAGACCATCGACGAGCAAGTGCTGGTGCCGGTGAATCTCGGGGCCTTTGCCACGCTGAAGGAAGCCAAGCGGCTCCTGGCGCCCGATGCGGTGGGGTTCAGCGCGTTCGACGCCGGGACGGCGGATAAGCAGGTGCTCAACGATCCCGACAAGCCCTGCTACGGCCAGTTCGGCGGGCAGTACAGCTTCATGATCAACTTTGCCCTGGTCGAAGCGGTGGCCAAGCATCTGGGCCTGGGCAAGATCACGATTGAGCCGCAGCGCGAGTTCGTCGGCCGGTCGTTGAACACCAACGTGATCACCCTCATGGATCTGCTGGCCACCCACCCCTCAGCAGGGCCGAAAATGCAGCCCTGGGAGCAGGACCGGCTTGTGCTCAAGACCATTAAGGCGCTCAACGAGACCTGCGAAAGCCCCTATAGCCGCAAACTGGATTTCCCCTTGCAGCACAATATGCCCCAGGAAGAGCGGGAGAC is drawn from Nitrospira sp. and contains these coding sequences:
- a CDS encoding glycosyltransferase family 39 protein, encoding MSDQTGGTSENRETEASAESRDSHPSSVTYPATLIVRHLCILLALCGVLFFWNLGALGLTDRDEGRNAEAGREMLETGDWISPTFNYEPRYAKPALVYWLMSASYKTFGVSAFAARFPSALFGLGLVLMLYLFLARLRDPVTALLAALMLALNLQMIALNRMALTDSVLIFFTTLSLFAFWLGFQTTHARRHWLWICYLAMGLGTLAKGPVGFLVPLITIALYLSLTKQWGRFWQEGKPLPGTALTVLIALPWYATMWWLHGAEYAASAQANTVGRFLNPMEGHSFGLLFYIPVLLLGFFPWSGWLLFAWYDAFNNWRKTRGQESDLPTDVPSLEWFTAAWIFGTFIFFTLSSTRLPHYIGPLFPAAAILTALFWSRCMAEPATRGARASVHVVMWLGFLLAGAFASLPWIYDTKIAGKLVKEFPLATQLSMGSGPYIAATLLLIGMGLVGAFGLSETRRRGAFWAAAGSLAGVVLVVMLFILPAVNRYFVAPPQELAYAAGVNLEPGEQLIVYASTRPSMAFYARRKVLFVGKGEEDKMREALSQAGRTMILLPETFVEKLPGDVKNYQPILKRYGYLLLASQPMVQIPESAALPPPPSTTKEPLIFGH
- a CDS encoding class I SAM-dependent methyltransferase; this translates as MLQDADALPQLIGDYKPLDEWQAHINTLFYRLRGDKLRTYYQTFASADYRLAHALAADYYEQVTKREKARGKGPEARGESKDSPTPSPAALAPRLIVLELGPGNGNLAACFLSHLKTLDKDGLVYPRVRYVLVDWEQSILDGAMAHPDLAPHRDRVEAMLGTVEHIAGLADQSVDRIICNELWNDLPTKLMARNAGDIEEEYLRPNLSETLHATIQDWSGFVRAFEAKDVEQLKTFPPFLDDLVWEKEFRKVEWKDVPYRKTITEFLKTIDEQVLVPVNLGAFATLKEAKRLLAPDAVGFSAFDAGTADKQVLNDPDKPCYGQFGGQYSFMINFALVEAVAKHLGLGKITIEPQREFVGRSLNTNVITLMDLLATHPSAGPKMQPWEQDRLVLKTIKALNETCESPYSRKLDFPLQHNMPQEERETLNGMLLSLKRNGVPDTVAYLTEEELATAARDLEGVGYDPDTVNVALTAPPSPIEYHHFGCK
- a CDS encoding glycosyltransferase family 2 protein, translated to MTHAIRPWASVVIPIKDERDNLTPLTERVLTVLSAREESRKAPFELVYIDDGSTDGSSELLDQLQQTYPMVRVLHFDRNYGQSSAFDAGFKHSTGDLVITLDGDLQNDPADIDRMLPLIQQFDLVCGWRKTRNDNLVRKLSSRIANKVRTAVTGDRVHDTGCSLKIFRRALVDKLQLFTGMHRFFPALALMHGFTVTEIPVSHYPRAHGLSKYGVGNRLFKSLYDLIAVRWMQQRVLRYRLRDK
- a CDS encoding lipid-A-disaccharide synthase N-terminal domain-containing protein — translated: MSLDTIWIAIGFLGQGLFFGRWIVQWLASEQSASSKVPVSFWYLSLIGGLITLAYAIYKKDPVFIAGQSIGSVVYIRNLMLIYRPDLSKPVKGDQR